One stretch of Roseimicrobium sp. ORNL1 DNA includes these proteins:
- a CDS encoding type 1 glutamine amidotransferase domain-containing protein, whose protein sequence is MKTVNTILLAGAISALAAFDAAAQGNSSYELDVINQLATKTAVSTMPVSQLLNAPGNEALKAFFFTPVKDATLLKGKRIAVLAADGFEEIELTGPVWYLKALGAKVDIVAPKFNPAPARYGLSTPEMAKDHIMAIQYLNPVGWLKVDRTADKIKVDEYDAIFIPGGAWNPDNLRYDKDVIRFVQEFNKAGKLIAAICHAPVVLASADILKGRKLTGYWNIQSDLTNAGGQVLEQPVVVDGNLITSRHPIDVADFSIALKDWLIKK, encoded by the coding sequence ATGAAAACCGTGAACACCATCCTTCTAGCCGGCGCTATCAGTGCGCTCGCCGCATTCGACGCCGCAGCTCAGGGGAACAGCTCCTACGAGCTGGATGTCATCAATCAACTCGCCACCAAGACGGCCGTCTCCACGATGCCCGTCTCCCAGTTGCTCAATGCCCCGGGCAATGAAGCCCTGAAAGCTTTCTTCTTCACCCCAGTGAAGGATGCGACCCTGCTCAAGGGGAAACGCATCGCAGTGCTGGCCGCGGACGGCTTCGAGGAGATCGAGCTGACGGGACCCGTGTGGTATCTCAAAGCCCTGGGCGCAAAAGTTGATATCGTGGCGCCGAAGTTCAACCCCGCTCCAGCAAGATACGGCCTCAGCACGCCGGAGATGGCGAAGGATCACATCATGGCGATCCAGTATCTCAACCCCGTCGGCTGGCTCAAGGTCGACCGCACGGCTGACAAAATCAAGGTGGACGAATACGATGCCATCTTCATTCCCGGCGGCGCCTGGAATCCCGATAACCTGCGCTACGACAAGGACGTGATCCGCTTCGTGCAGGAGTTCAACAAAGCTGGCAAACTGATTGCCGCCATCTGCCATGCCCCGGTCGTGCTGGCATCCGCGGATATCCTCAAGGGCAGGAAACTCACCGGCTACTGGAATATCCAGAGCGATCTCACCAATGCAGGTGGACAGGTGCTGGAGCAACCCGTGGTGGTCGACGGCAATCTCATCACCAGCCGGCACCCCATCGACGTGGCTGATTTCTCCATCGC